The genomic segment ATCATTCCCTGGAAAAAAATATGCAAAAAGCCATTCAACTTATTGATAAACTAGATTTCGTTAAAGAAGAAACCCTGATTATTAGACTACTTTAAAAAAAGGTAAAACAATAAAAAAAAATGGGATTTGATCATGACCTGATCATGGTTAGAATCATTTTATACCTTTCAATGGCAAGTAAGGCATGGGGTTCATCAGCCGGCATTATAATCATATCACCCTTCTCCAAGATGTACTTTTTACCGGAAATGATTATCTCTGCCTTCCCATCAATTATTTGCACCATTGCATCATACGGAGCCGTGTGTTCACTTAATCCTTCTCCTTTATCAAAAGCGAAAATGGTTACAGTACCAGTTTCTTTACGGATTATTTCTCTACTAACAACTGCGCCTTCCTGATAGTCAAGCAACTCTTCCAAATATATGACAACTGATTTCAGTTCATCTGACATTTTACATTCACCTCATAATATATACCATGAAATTTTATTTTTTATCTTCATTCTAACATATTTAATGAGCTTTTTTCCATTTTCAACCTTCTTCCATGAACTCAATTAATGTTTGAAGATAGCCAAAGAAGTTTAAGATTGCATCGGCATAGTCCCTGGCATCATCCACATCGTTTACATCATAATCTTTTTTGGACAAAACATCATCAAACCGAGCCTCAATATCTTCTTTAATGGAGCTTAAAATGAAATTCATTAGATGGTTCAGATTTTCCGATTTAACTGCCTGGTCAGCCATGTTGATAATGGGTTCTCCTTTTATCTGGGTGGGTTTGAGTCCGGTGTAGGATATGCCTCTGCCTTTTAGATGCAATCTAACTGCAGTTTCAAAAAACCAATAGTCAGCTAGTTCTGCAGCAGCACCCGATAGTTCCCTAACCACGATAGTTCTCTCAAAGGCGTCCTTTAACTC from the Methanobacterium sp. genome contains:
- a CDS encoding cupin domain-containing protein, translating into MSDELKSVVIYLEELLDYQEGAVVSREIIRKETGTVTIFAFDKGEGLSEHTAPYDAMVQIIDGKAEIIISGKKYILEKGDMIIMPADEPHALLAIERYKMILTMIRS